From Eptesicus fuscus isolate TK198812 chromosome 13, DD_ASM_mEF_20220401, whole genome shotgun sequence, the proteins below share one genomic window:
- the APLNR gene encoding apelin receptor, which yields MEESNEFDNDYGADNLSGCEYTDWKSSGALIPAIYLLVFLLGTTGNGLVLWTVFRSSREKRRSADIFISSLAVADLTFVVTLPLWATYTYREYDWPFGTFACKLSSYVIFVNMYASVFCLTGLSFDRYLAIVRPVANARLRLRVSGAAATAALWVLAALLATPAMVLRATVEVPSGPDNVTKVQCYMDYSMVATVSSEWAWELGLGVTSTALGFVVPFTVMLTCYFFIAQTIAGHFRKERIEGLRKRRRLLSIIVVLVVTFALCWMPYHLVKTLYTLGNLLHWPCGFDLFLMNVFPYCTCISYVNSCLNPFLYAFFDPRFRQACTSMLCCGHSRCGGASHSSSGEKSASYSSGHSQGLGPNPGKGGEQTQEKSIPYSQETLVVD from the coding sequence ATGGAGGAAAGTAACGAATTCGACAACGACTATGGGGCGGACAACCTGTCTGGGTGTGAGTACACGGACTGGAAGTCCTCGGGGGCCCTCATCCCTGCCATCTACCTGCTGGTCTTCCTCCTGGGCACCACGGGCAACGGCCTGGTGCTCTGGACCGTGTTCCGGAGCAGCCGGGAGAAGAGGCGCTCCGCTGACATCTTCATCTCCAGCCTGGCGGTGGCCGACCTGACGTTCGTGGTGACCCTGCCGCTGTGGGCCACCTACACGTACCGGGAATACGACTGGCCCTTCGGCACCTTTGCCTGTAAGCTCAGCAGCTATGTCATCTTCGTCAACATGTACGCCAGCGTCTTCTGCCTCACCGGCCTCAGCTTCGACCGCTACCTGGCCATCGTGAGGCCGGTGGCCAACGCCCGGCTGCGGCTGCGGGTCAGCGGGGCGGCGGCCACGGCGGCGCTGTGGGTGCTGGCCGCGCTCCTGGCCACGCCGGCCATGGTGTTACGGGCCACGGTCGAGGTGCCTTCTGGCCCGGACAATGTCACGAAGGTGCAGTGCTACATGGACTACTCCATGGTGGCCACCGTCAGCTCGGagtgggcctgggagctgggcctgggggtcaCGTCCACGGCGCTGGGCTTCGTGGTGCCCTTCACCGTCATGCTGACCTGCTACTTCTTCATCGCGCAGACCATCGCGGGCCACTTCCGCAAGGAGCGCATCGAGGGCCTGCGCAAGCGGCGCCGGCTGCTGAGCATCATCGTGGTGCTGGTGGTGACCTTCGCGCTCTGCTGGATGCCCTACCACCTGGTGAAGACGCTCTACACGCTGGGCAACCTGCTGCACTGGCCCTGCGGCTTCGACCTCTTCCTCATGAACGTCTTCCCCTACTGCACCTGCATCAGCTACGTCAACAGCTGCCTCAACCCCTTCCTCTACGCCTTCTTCGACCCCCGCTTCCGCCAGGCCTGCACCTCCATGCTCTGCTGTGGCCACAGCAGGTGTGGGGGCGCCTCCCACAGCAGCAGTGGGGAGAAGTCGGCCAGCTACTCCTCCGGGCACAGCCAGGGGCTCGGCCCCAACCCCGGGAAGGGCGGAGAGCAGACCCAGGAGAAATCCATCCCCTACAGCCAAGAGACCCTTGTGGTTGACTAG